The Sebastes umbrosus isolate fSebUmb1 chromosome 19, fSebUmb1.pri, whole genome shotgun sequence genome has a segment encoding these proteins:
- the cplane1 gene encoding ciliogenesis and planar polarity effector 1 isoform X10, with protein MELKLEVVLSSSIKRKKPWPRFCWLGKEKESVFLLDDKRISEINMVSGRTKKRTPKLHPLLNSVVTMASSHNGMWLCGLLVSGELFLWNRDKDLLKTAAAVPEVVQMITALQGSATRLSLQVSGDGMRVLLVAITGQVFLWEGMDVRDLTLVRDGTVKGHWAHIQPLEDSILPSSQDKEASQHTIFIKTEVMDDACLSAFVFTSGRKLIITCLKIQWEEGRVRAGSVGYSIQWATKTYPMSRLTPPCQPVKSRGALVPAFSPDGRLLAIVLNQRQPRATQVLFVSTQNFVSISSGLGGCGSKKLEIPSKYIRSYWVGSVSWSPGGLFLACVLKRGSLLMLARLGGLLTLTSCGCNVDFEPAHFLPLHPLVHYRAPMSAGKGESSLSSSSLSVRDVLRQRYSVTWHPRLLYLIVSDGYMATVLRVLDRPSPALLLKTLLKDTSKDLEKASRILDRSQIHVRAWLESLSCLHLDSSLVTCGPNTADSVISAATDGSTLPLFLQDQGTLGGTKELLEKVQTFFEDDSDVDGPPAGSHLEDGGRLEFASMFDTLHALDTQTGFITSPDYEKDFVETERKTSLLHLELGKIQKKLLTAWAFGMSLGNAVENRTRLLKHTLYCVVRFAALHNLISSSVNTGKKNTSVSACLLDLLKALLSFLPWDSTHSDGPCCLGLVVEFSKRLIRLLLTPHPESYQTGHCQLSSHTLSSVLLILQLVSDSLDHTYSLQQRTVWSSAEKESLSQQPQCWPSDAHYVPLLQDDKEEKSSFVHQARPVPQRPSSRLLGVWQWVYKITQQYMEELKGFKGCDGWEEEWQQSSVIMSQIQTALQATGERLEEGPALLSYPGEHLFLFGSYPKSADTWRTQICEESNKSCDRSVFKETRLCLALLYSLLSQYRLREAQELGDHMACLILHRAGHQKDNITADSLPCPWLPTDLHSDAACAVVQTLGRFMASYFTNQPLSILPPHHVTILPPLHLPHAPSVGRLMPLCQEEVARAVRQQQLSEVWTVDYAQDLLLLGGLLPETVWLAYHLGDWKTAASLSLAYTNYCTDHFDFSRLRRRELHLPTALEPESIFQVELECLFGNKSDSQERRDKDGDKSFTDPTEGEDWDLLQVSIHEILKASVMAGVNVMSSPLSSLLNTAKDLCSCLPTLVPNGLYLPSPPLYCPQPSPNTQDPKGTIGQFAEVASRHKVSGVLQRLLLLLRSARCCHPAAQWYISHLRRARHVLHKIKKKYSYPSAAEEEKAFPEGLMKFVTRSGFFRRGPNKDRHLDPDTIQTIICFRELCGLCWMLHVRDQLSISCRKYQAARQHGRDEQILGDSEVRSTCADALRWARRFLPFSCFLNAEEILQDILLSLVSELPPLSLVADTLVRAFPEEEESVRVPLREKYNTLLQRLRRCNVLEGEKEEVDELMIIVIQDKFRQRKKHLRRLTRHLAPPVLHLWEKEEEKEDRGNKHGMAVLRKLSLGTSLSTSTLTDCGFPPVYSDGDTVDNSSEAVSPEMHSRAKTRGKKAKKTAAKKTTVKIESVIQEESQPGDAKENEQPPLPVVGTWEFELEDEEYLNFLELFLSYVLEKDSADGGDSGGELPLLKGFSSQLRERELHSLTFDVLTTIHRRQRDVHHPARKHSGNDPPVFRAGCCYKPVKQGATPDLQTSSAWSEPPVSRTSLSVTSLPGLRAGKQKGLFSLRQQRPLSQRMKRGHFGSETSPIRSAFPTGQPSESGIFGSSTSVEAVIELQQGLDAKLEAWFPELGRLLEWMVRWADRRVLLGHHGKKKKERGGGDGGTADEGVVIRVKASAPAVLTSLSLLERRYNALLGTDRYSAHIQVPQTQWTVAPVLQPEADRKLERESSVDTGYPGSANTPIIGLDNNLQQEELSISSRTDEPEELKFHRTPLPNDQDQLPFDAQQRQSSSQQLSLHDLDVTPEKEGKSSDSEGLEVSSSVSNENISGNICTSDTSLKLADLDFPENAEDMSSSTSLHAESLQAPPHPKPQALPTVQPEAEVHADPSGSTEALLPNTPVDPPSLQPQSSTAGAPTVDSTAPKQPLSTQSPATQQRLGEDLFRLVQNINYMSLMEVLGASFSNLQLAQQSSSLAQSNMNTSHPNVPSSYATNFIPQPNALPVQTNISVPPQTQAHVPSSRSNNPQFSQAPACMFADQHAMQSSGKTSPTGGQHHTTRNLTSTANGAGVSYQEMQQLSVQAVSPEIQFMESRRLIPPSQGLLATTDTSHTIHSAPVLLPSNDSVQSDPAPQVLGLKLLQLHRPPLPQQSAPHHPQGPQELYTANPATIESHQHKNNDQSASVPKKQLSFNTPHDPAPRYSQVKSQTSERYSGQGFSLLPPALPAHTPAPMQGLRLLHFQAVPQSNTTFPKLPLPPPYRPATFIAAPMGHAPMIKLLHIDSGPQMRFSEAAPSRPMTRLMSMEELTSSVIGRQNAEEARLQLLRVDPPTESTRRATTYPSSNSNHRQKRREELAGKARKAEVTFRPNESIIPTQEPTNEPAHEDPASAEEVTPGRDVAQFGSFDYLLTGQRLLDKAESTSAELHAFASTRKRPPECHDAFTNTDPARPPTLVDKAVSASSPKSQSSGNLRFFNERLVEETEETPQGPETNLGLNGRQFISVLDLEDKDLHQDLPPCLSLGAQDVPSIRPSSPTSAQLHVLATSVIRSSAAADPQPLATSPEDLHWRSRTDVPEESPSHSRIEPGRDSERITPQDVVDPPDSEICRAIRNQSVGLHSASSTPPTAWFSSRLSELDAQLAALQNIADYLEMDFSNSRMLVNTIEKLSPVLAPDVKTATAVKKTVRLSVPQEAWLPRLDASTELNAWEEEEENQEDERVLHNDSWASERNLSVRYSTSSHSHNAGPSYRHTPPKMKDQLSEASGISSVWANENLGQTGLSDTAEILDELVREGYLSRTDLNLSRSQTAAHRSRLDQQQSSWMSQKRVRPEDERRELRIWMRRKQRERLAVYQKHRESLREREHNPFSTSGTVKPTHKNKATAWRTREEKEKFMLLEQYNQRTREAYSLASDFPTSPPNLRAFSQTEGLPVALTTRANTAPPSGSTHRAYSVSADDKRSLKSGQAQPHLRPWTAEMQGQASEDHRRRLGLHRPVTSLPRDRLSQLTRRGMLTYTKSHAKLHTAGQSEERHVGHHRKTGPGRGAAVERGMPREQTRVEEREEVNLLDPTSELNRLLESEESNIVLAGLLDEQDDGAGAGVSAMDWLDNLSESASSNLSKIDWAAIERMVSAEDS; from the exons ATGGAGCTAAAGCTGGAGGTTGTTTTGTCATCCAGCATCAAACGGAAGAAACCATGGCCGAGATTCTGTTGGCTTGGGAAG GAGAAGGAGTCTGTGTTCCTGTTAGATGACAAACGGATCAGTGAGATCAACATGGTGTCTGGTCGCACCAAGAAGAGGACTCCTAAGCTCCATCCTCTACTCAACAGTGTGGTGACAATGGCTTCATCCCACAACG gtaTGTGGCTTTGTGGACTTCTGGTGTCAGGAGAGCTGTTTCTGTGGAACAGGGATAAAGACTTGTTGAAGACTGCTGCAGCAGTCCCAGAAGTAGTTCAAATGATTACTGCTCTTCAAG ggAGTGCTACACGACTATCGCTCCAGGTTTCAGGGGATGGGATGCGTGTGCTCCTGGTAGCCATAACAGGGCAAGTGTTCCTGTGGGAGGGTATGGATGTCAGGGATTTGACATTAGTACGAGATGGCACAGTCAAGGGACACTGGGCACATATACAGCCCCTTGAAGACTCCATTCTGCCTTCCTCGCAGGACAAAGAAGCATCCCAACACACCATCTTCATCAAGACAGAG GTTATGGATGATGCCTGCTTATCAGCCTTTGTTTTCACATCTGGGAGGAAACTAATCATCACCTGCCTGAAAATTCAATGGGAGGAGGGACGTGTGAGAGCGGG TTCTGTGGGATACAGCATACAGTGGGCCACCAAGACATACCCCATGTCTCGTCTCACCCCGCCCTGCCAACCAGTGAAGTCCAGAGGGGCCTTGGTGCCAGCCTTCTCCCCAGATGGCCGACTGTTAGCCATCGTCCTGAACCAAAGACAGCCTAGG GCCACACAGGTCCTCTTTGTGAGCACACAGAATTTTGTCTCAATATCAAGTGGCCTCGGAGGATGTGGCAGTAAGAAATTGGAGATCCCCTCTAAATACATAAG GTCCTACTGGGTGGGCAGTGTGAGCTGGTCCCCAGGCGGTCTTTTCCTGGCCTGTGTTCTGAAGAGAGGCTCCCTTCTTATGTTAGCTCGCCTTGGAGGGCTTCTCACTCTAACAAGCTGTGGGTGCAATGTTGACTTCGAGCCTGCACACTTCCTACCCCTGCACCCTCTCGTCCATTACCG GGCGCCAATGTCTGCAGGGAAAGGGGAGTCCTCTCTGTCCAGCTCCAGCTTGTCTGTGCGGGATGTCCTCAGGCAGCGGTATTCTGTGACCTGGCATCCACGGCTGTTGTATCTCATTGTGTCTGATGGCTACATGGCCACAGTTCTGAGGGTGCTAGATAGGCCTTCTCCTGCCCTGCTACTGAAAACACTTCTAAAGGACACAAGCAAGGACCTCGAGAAAGCCAGCCGGATACTGGATAGATCACAG ATTCATGTGAGGGCATGGTTGGAATCTCTATCTTGCCTGCATCTTGACAGCAGCCTTGTTACATGTGGGCCCAACACCGCAGACTCTGTCATTTCAGCAGCCACAGATGGATCCACTTTGCCACTTTTCCTGCAGGATCAGGGCACATTGGGTGGTACCAAGGAGCTTCTTGAAAAAGTACAG ACTTTCTTCGAGGACGACTCTGATGTGGACGGACCTCCTGCTGGTTCTCATCTGGAGGATGGCGGCCGTTTGGAGTTTGCCTCAATGTTTGACACACTTCACGCCCTGGACACACAGACTGGATTTATTACTAGCCCAGATTATGAGAAGGACTTTGttgaaacagagaggaagactTCTCTTCTTCATCTCGAACTTGGAAAAATCCAGAAAAAGCTGTTAACAGCTTGGGCTTTTGGCATGTCTCTCGGAAATGCTGTGGAAAACAGAACTCGTCTGCTGAAGCATACCCTCTATTGTGTGGTGCGATTCGCTGCTTTACACAATTTAATCTCCAGCTCCGTGAACACAGGGAAAAAGAATACCTCGGTTTCTGCTTGCCTTCTGGACCTTCTCAAAGCCCTTCTGTCTTTTCTTCCGTGGGATAGCACTCACTCTGATGGGCCATGCTGCCTGGGGCTGGTGGTAGAGTTCAGTAAACGGCTGATACGCCTCCTGCTGACCCCTCACCCCGAGTCCTACCAGACTGGTCACTGTCAGTTATCATCTCATACTCTCTCCTCAGTCCTGCTTATCTTGCAGCTGGTTTCCGATTCTCTTGACCACACCTACAGCCTGCAGCAAAGAACTGTCTGGTCCTCTGCAGAGAAGGAATCTCTTTCCCAGCAACCACAATGCTGGCCTTCAGATGCACACTATGTGCCTCTGTTGCAGGATGACAAAGAAGAGAAATCCAGTTTTGTACATCAGGCAAGACCTGTTCCCCAGCGACCATCCAGCAG ATTGCTGGGAGTGTGGCAGTGGGTCTACAAGATCACCCAGCAGTATATGGAGGAACTGAAAGGCTTTAAAGGCTGTGATGGCTGGGAGGAGGAATGGCAACAGTCGTCTGTCATCATGTCCCAGATCCAAACAGCTCTGCAGGCTACAGGAGAAAGGCTAGAGGAGGGTCCTGCACTGCTGAGTTACCCAG GTGAACATCTTTTCCTGTTTGGCTCGTACCCAAAAAGTGCCGATACATGGCGGACACAAATTTGTGAGGAGAGTAACAAAA GCTGTGATCGTAGCGTCTTCAAGGAGACTCGGCTTTGTCTGGCACTCCTATACAGTCTGTTATCCCAGTACCGTCTGAGAGAAGCCCAGGAGTTGGGGGACCACATGGCCTGCCTGATCCTGCACAGGGCTGGACACCAGAAGGACAACATAACAG CAGACTCCCTCCCTTGCCCGTGGCTGCCGACGGACCTTCACAGTGACGCAGCTTGTGCCGTGGTTCAGACCCTGGGGAGATTCATGGCCTCTTATTTCACCAACCAACCCCTCAGCATCCTGCCCCCTCACCATGTGACCATCCTGCCTCCACTACATCTACCTCATG CCCCTAGCGTTGGGCGCTTGATGCCACTGTGCCAGGAGGAGGTGGCTAGAGCAGTGcgacaacagcagctgtcagaggTATGGACAGTAGACTACGCCCAGGACCTGCTGCTGCTAGGGGGTCTGCTTCCTGAGACTGTGTGGTTGGCTTACCATCTTGGGGACTGGAAGACAGCGGCCTCTCTGAGCCTGGCCTACACAAACTACTGCACTGACCACTTTGACTTCTCTCG GCTCAGGAGGAGAGAGCTCCACCTCCCAACAGCTTTGGAACCAGAAAGCATTTTTCAGGTTGAGTTGGAGTGTCTTTTTGGCAATAAGTCTGACTCCCAAGAGCGCAGAGATAAAGATGGTGACAAGAGCTTTACAG ACCCTACCGAAGGAGAAGACTGGGACTTGTTACAGGTTTCCATTCATGAGATTCTGAAGGCTTCAGTCATGGCTGGAGTTAATGTCATGTCTTCACCCTTGTCTTCCTTGCTGAACACAGCCAAAGACCTGTGTTCTTGTCTGCCTACGTTGGTGCCCAATGGACTGTATCTGCCTTCCCCACCTCTTTATTGCCCTCAGCCTTCCCCCAACACACAG GACCCAAAAGGGACAATAGGACAGTTTGCAGAAGTTGCATCACGTCACAAAGTGTCCGGAGTTCTCCAAAGATTGCTGTTACTCCTGAGATCTGCACGTTGTTGCCATCCTGCTGCCCAGTGGTACATCAGCCATCTGCGCCGCGCCAGACACGTACTACACAAG ATCAAGAAGAAGTACTCCTATCCATCAGCTGCTGAAGAAGAAAAGGCTTTCCCAGAGGGCCTGATGAAGTTCGTCACCCGTAGTGGATTCTTCAGACGGGGGCCTAATAAAGACCGTCACCTGGACCCTGACACCATTCAAACTATTA TCTGTTTCAGGGAGCTGTGTGGTTTGTGCTGGATGCTCCATGTCAGGGACCAGCTCTCCATTTCCTGCAGGAAGTATCAGGCCGCCAGACAGCATGGTAGAGATGAACAG ATCCTTGGTGATTCAGAGGTGAGATCAACCTGTGCTGATGCTCTCCGCTGGGCCCGTCGTTTCCTGCCTTTTTCTTGCTTCCTCAACGCTGAAGAGATCCTCCAGGACATACTGCTCAGCCTTGTGTCTgaacttcctcctctctctctg gtGGCAGACACGCTGGTACGAGCCTtcccagaggaggaagagtctGTCAGAGTCCCTCTGAGAGAAAAGTACAACACACTGCTGCAGAGACTGAGGCGATGCAATGTCCTTG AGGGGGAAAAAGAGGAGGTGGACGAGTTGATGATTATTGTGATTCAAGACAAATTCAGGCAGAGGAAGAAACATCTTAGGCGTTTGACGAGGCACCTGGCGCCCCCTGTTCTCCATCtgtgggagaaagaggaggagaaggaggacagGGGAAACAAACATGGGATGGCTGTGTTGAGGAAACTCTCACTGGGTACAAGTCTGAGCACCAGCACCTTAACTGACTGTGGGTTCCCTCCAGTGTACAGTGATGGAGACACTGTGGATAATTCATCTGAGGCTGTCTCTCCTGAAATGCACAGCAGAGCCAAGACAAG GggcaaaaaagcaaaaaagactGCTGCAAAGAAGACTACTGTTAAGATTGAAAGCGTCattcaggaggagagtcagccAGGCGACGCCAAGGAGAATGAGCAGCCCCCCCTACCAGTGGTTGGCACCTGGGAGTTTGAGCTGGAAGATGAAGAGTATCTAAATTTCCTGGAGCTCTTCCTCAGCTACGTGCTAGAGAAGGATAGCGCTGATGGAGGGGACTCAGGCGGTGAACTTCCTTTGCTGAAGGGCTTTTCATCCCAGCTGCGGGAGAGAGAGTTGCATTCCCTCACCTTCGATGTGCTCACAACTATTCATCGCCGTCAAAGAGATGTGCACCATCCAGCGAGAAAACACTCTGGCAATGATCCTCCGGTGTTCAGAGCCGGCTGCTGCTACAAGCCCGTGAAACAAGGTGCGACACCCGATCTGCAGACTTCCTCCGCCTGGAGTGAACCCCCCGTATCCAGAACTAGCCTCTCTGTCACCTCTCTTCCTGGGCTGAGAGCTGGCAAGCAGAAAGGTTTGTTTAGCCTCCGACAGCAGAGGCCTTTAAGCCAAAGAATGAAGAGGGGGCACTTTGGTTCTGAAACTAGTCCTATCCGAAGTGCCTTTCCCACAGGGCAGCCTTCAGAGAGCGGCATATTTGGCTCCTCAACTTCTGTGGAGGCAGTGATTGAACTTCAGCAGGGCCTGGACGCTAAACTAGAGGCTTGGTTTCCGGAGCTAGGCAGGCTGCTGGAGTGGATGGTACGCTGGGCTGATAGGAGGGTGCTACTGGGACATCatggcaaaaagaaaaaagagaggggaggaggggatggaggaACAGCTGATGAAGGAGTAGTGATCCGCGTCAAAGCCTCAGCGCCTGCCGTCCTCACTTCCCTCAGCTTGCTGGAGCGCAGGTACAACGCTCTGCTTGGGACTGACCGCTACAGTGCCCACATCCAGGTTCCACAAACACAATGGACTGTAGCCCCCGTGCTGCAACCTGAGGCGGACAGgaagctggagagagagagcagtgttGATACAGGCTACCCTGGATCAGCCAACACTCCCATCATTGGTCTTGATAACAATCTACAGCAAGAAGAACTGTCCAT TAGTTCTCGCACAGATGAACCAGAGGAACTGAAGTTTCACAGGACACCTCTCCCTAATGACCAGGATCAACTGCCCTTTGATGCTCAGCAGAGACAATCCAGCTCACAACAACTATCTCTCCATGACTTAGATGTCACACCTGAAAAAGAAG gaaaaagTAGTGACAGTGAGGGCTTGGAAGTGTCGTCATCTGTTTCCAATGAGAACATTTCTGGAAACATCTGCACGTCTGACACG AGTTTAAAGCTTGCAGACTTGGACTTCCCAGAAAATGCTGAAGACATGTCCAGCTCTACGTCTCT TCATGCTGAAAGCCTGCAAGCCCCCCCACACCCAAAGCCCCAAGCTCTTCCTACTGTCCAGCCTGAGGCAGAGGTCCATGCAGATCCTTCTGGTTCAACTGAAGCGCTGCTCCCCAACACACCTGTTGATCCTCCAAGCCTTCAGCCACAAAGCTCCACAGCTGGTGCACCCACTGTGGATTCTACAGCCCCCAAACAACCATTATCCACTCAGTCTCCGGCAACACAACAGCGTTTGGGTGAAGACTTATTCAGATTGGTTCAG AATATCAACTACATGAGCCTGATGGAGGTTTTGGGAGCGTCGTTTTCTAACCTGCAACTTGCCCAGCAGAGCTCTTCTTTGGCCCAGTCTAACATGAACACCTCACACCCTAATGTGCCATCATCTTATGCTACCAATTTCATCCCTCAACCGAATGCCTTACCCGTTCAAACCAACATTTCTGTGCCACCTCAGACACAAGCACATGTGCCAAGTTCAAGATCCAACAACCCTCAGTTCAGTCAGGCCCCTGCATGTATGTTTGCAGACCAGCATGCCATGCAGAGCTCAGGGAAAACCTCTCCGACAGGCGGCCAGCATCACACCACCAGGAACCTGACCTCCACTGCTAATGGTGCAGGTGTAAGTTATCAG GAAATGCAGCAGCTCTCTGTCCAGGCGGTGTCACCAGAAATCCAGTTTATGGAGAGCAGGAGGTTGATTCCACCCTCACAGGGGCTTCTGGCCACTACTGACACCAGTCACACAATTCACAGTGCCCCTGTGTTACTGCCTTCTAATGATAGCGTACAAAGTGATCCTGCTCCTCAGGTCTTGGGCTTGAAGTTACTTCAACTCCACCGTCCTCCATTGCCCCAGCAGAGTGCCCCACACCATCCCCAAGGCCCCCAGGAGCTCTACACTGCAAACCCTGCAACTATAGAATCCCATCAGCATAAAAACAATGACCAATCTGCCTCGGtcccaaaaaaacaactcagTTTTAATACTCCGCATGATCCAGCTCCCAGGTACTCTCAAGTCAAGAGTCAGACATCGGAAAGATACAGTGGGCAAGGGTTCTCCCTGCTCCCTCCTGCTTTACCAGCTCACACACCTGCACCGATGCAGGGCCTTCGTCTGCTGCACTTTCAGGCTGTTCCACAAAGCAACACCACGTTCCCCAAACTACCCTTACCACCTCCCTACAGGCCCGCTACTTTCATCGCAGCTCCGATGGGACACGCACCTATGATCAAGCTTCTACATATAGATTCTGGACCACAGATG AGGTTTTCTGAGGCAGCTCCTTCACGCCCAATGACCCGTCTCATGTCCATGGAGGAGTTGACAAGTTCAGTGATCGGGAGGCAGAACGCTGAAGAGGCTCGACTGCAGTTGCTCAGAGTAGACCCACCTACTGAAAGCACTAGAAGAGCTACCACTTATCCCAGCTCTAACTCCAACCATAG gcagaaaaggagagaggagctggcGGGGAAGGCAAGAAAAGCAGAGGTCACATTCAGACCAAATGAGTCCATCATCCCTACACAAGAG CCAACAAACGAGCCTGCACACGAAGATCCTGCATCTGCAGAAGAGGTCACCCCTGGACGGGACGTTGCTCAATTTG GGTCCTTTGACTATTTGCTGACTGGTCAGAGATTACTGGACAAGGCCGAGTCCACTTCAGCTGAGCTCCATGCCTTTGCTTCCACACGTAAAAGACCCCCAGAGTGCCATGATGCTTTCACCAACACAGACCCAG ctCGTCCTCCCACGCTTGTGGATAAAGCTGTGTCTGCTAGTAGCCCTAAAT CACAAAGCTCAGGGAATCTGCGGTTTTTCAACGAGCGCCTCGTtgaagagacagaggagaccCCACAGGGACCAGAGACGAATCTG GGTCTGAATGGCCGCCAGTTCATAAGTGTCTTGGATCTAGAAGACAAAGACCTGCATCAGGACCTGCCCCCCTGTCTCAGCCTAGGAGCACAAGATGTTCCTTCCATCCGCCCTTCTTCACCTACTTCTGCTCAGCTTCATGTACTTGCGACTTCTGTTATTAGgagttctgctgctgctgatccaCAACCCTTAGCCACCAGTCCAGAGGATCTCCACTGGAGATCACGCACAG ATGTCCCAGAGGAGTCGCCGTCACACAGCCGCATTGAGCCCGGTAGGGATTCAGAGAGAATCACTCCACAAGACGTGGTAGATCCACCTGACTCTGAAATCTGTCGAGCCATAAGGAACCAGAGCGTCGGCCTTCACAGTGCCTCATCCACACCTCCTACAGCCTGGTTCTCTTCCCGCCTGTCAGAGCTGGACGCTCAGTTGGCTGCTCTACAGAACATTGCAGACTATCTGGAGATGGACTTTTCCAACTCCAGGATG CTGGTGAACACTATTGAAAAGCTCTCACCGGTCTTGGCTCCTGATGTGAAGACTGccactgcagtaaaaaaaactgtcagaCTGTCCGTCCCACAGGAAG CATGGTTACCACGACTGGACGCTTCAACTGAACTGAATGCatgggaagaggaagaagaaaatcaGGAAGACGAACGTGTGCTTCATAATGACTCTTGGGCTTCCGAAAGGAACCTATCTGTTCGTTATTCCACTTCTTCTCACAGTCACAACGCCGGTCCTTCCTACCGTCACACCCCTCCAA AAATGAAAGATCAGCTGTCTGAAGCATCTGGGATATCTTCAGT ATGGGCCAATGAGAATCTGGGTCAGACCGGGCTATCCGATACAGCAGAAATCTTAGACGAGCTGGTGAGGGAAGGATATTTGTCCCGGACTGACCTGAATCTGTCCAGGTCACAGACTGCTGCACACCGTAGCAG GCTGGACCAGCAGCAAAGTAGCTGGATGTCGCAGAAACGAGTCCGTCCAGAGGACGAGAGGAGAGAGCTGAGGATCTGGATGAgaaggaaacagagggaaagacTGGCTGTTTatcaaaaacacagagagagcctGAGGGAGAGGGAGCACAATCCTTTTTCTACCTCAGGAACAGTG AAACCAACACACAAGAATAAAGCAACAGCTTGGAGAaccagagaggaaaaagaaaa GTTCATGCTTCTGGAGCAATACAACCAGAGGACCCGTGAAGCCTATTCCTTGGCCAGTGACTTCCCCACCAGTCCTCCAAACCTACGCGCTTTTTCACAGACTGAAGGTTTACCAGTGGCCTTAACTACACGAGCCAACACCGCTCCACCCTCTGGTAGCACTCACAG GGCGTACAGTGTATCTGCTGATGATAAAAGAAGTCTTAAGTCAGGACAAGCTCAACCCCACCTTCGTCCATGGACTGCTGAGATGCAGGGACAAGCTTCAGAAGATCACCGCAGGAGACTGGGACTACATAGACCAG TCACCTCTCTGCCAAGGGACCGTCTGTCTCAGTTGACCCGGCGTGGCATGCTCACGTACACAAAGAGCCATGCTAAACTGCACACAGCCGGCCAGAGCGAAGAACGGCATGTCGGACACCATAGAAAGACGGGGCCGGGCAGAGGGGCCGCTGTAGAGAGAGGGATGCCGAGGGAGCAGACGAGggtggaagagagagaagaggtgaACCTTTTGGATCCCACTTCAGAACTGAACAGGCTGCTGGAGTCAGAGGAGTCTAACATA GTTTTGGCtggactgttggatgagcaggaCGACGGTGCCGGAGCTGGTGTGTCAGCGATGGACTGGCTGGACAACCTTTCTGAGAGCGCCAGCAGCAACCTCAGCAAAATAGACTGGGCAGCTATCGAGAGGATGGTGTCTGCGGAGGACTCTTGA